The proteins below are encoded in one region of Paenibacillus albus:
- a CDS encoding phosphoglycerate kinase, with the protein MNKKSVRDVEVAGKRVFVRVDFNVPMENGAITDDTRIRETLPTIKYLIENGAKVILASHLGRPKGQVVESMRLTEAGVRLSQLLGKPVVKTDEAIGDSVKAAVAALQEGDVLLLENVRFYEGEEKNDPELAKAFAELADLFVNDAFGAAHRAHASTEGIAHHLPAVAGLLMEKELDVLGRALLKPERPFTAIVGGSKVKDKIDVINKMIEIADNIIIGGGLSYTFFKAQGHEIGQSLCDNSKLDLALEFIEKAKSLGKQFLLPVDIVITDEFSAKANTKIVEVDGIPADWEGIDIGPKTREIYANVIKDSKLVVWNGPMGVFEIEPFSHGTRAVAQACAETSAYTVIGGGDSAAAAEKFGLADKMDHISTGGGASLEFMEGKALPGVVALNDK; encoded by the coding sequence ATGAACAAGAAGAGTGTACGTGACGTTGAAGTAGCCGGCAAACGCGTATTTGTCCGCGTTGATTTTAACGTGCCAATGGAAAACGGTGCAATTACCGATGATACACGGATCCGCGAAACACTTCCAACCATTAAGTATTTGATCGAGAACGGCGCGAAAGTTATTTTGGCGAGCCACCTGGGACGTCCAAAAGGTCAAGTTGTTGAGAGCATGCGTTTGACAGAAGCTGGCGTGCGTCTGTCCCAATTGCTCGGCAAGCCTGTTGTAAAAACCGACGAAGCGATCGGAGACTCCGTGAAGGCTGCTGTTGCTGCTCTGCAAGAAGGCGACGTGCTACTTCTGGAGAACGTGCGGTTCTACGAAGGCGAAGAGAAGAACGATCCAGAATTGGCGAAAGCTTTTGCCGAGCTGGCTGATCTGTTCGTGAACGATGCATTCGGCGCTGCTCACCGTGCACATGCATCCACAGAAGGCATTGCTCACCATCTGCCAGCTGTTGCAGGTCTCTTGATGGAGAAAGAGCTTGACGTGCTTGGCCGTGCGCTGCTGAAACCAGAGCGTCCGTTCACAGCGATTGTCGGCGGCTCCAAGGTTAAAGACAAGATTGACGTTATTAACAAAATGATCGAAATCGCAGATAACATCATCATCGGCGGCGGTCTTTCCTACACATTCTTCAAAGCGCAAGGCCACGAAATCGGCCAATCGCTGTGCGACAACTCCAAGCTGGATCTGGCGCTCGAGTTCATCGAGAAAGCAAAGTCCCTTGGCAAGCAATTCCTGCTGCCGGTTGATATCGTCATCACTGATGAGTTCAGCGCGAAAGCAAACACGAAGATCGTTGAAGTTGACGGCATTCCAGCAGATTGGGAAGGCATCGACATCGGACCGAAAACTCGTGAAATCTATGCGAATGTAATCAAGGACTCCAAATTGGTTGTTTGGAACGGACCAATGGGCGTGTTCGAAATCGAGCCATTCTCCCATGGTACACGTGCGGTAGCACAAGCTTGCGCAGAGACTTCTGCTTACACCGTAATCGGTGGTGGCGACTCGGCAGCAGCTGCTGAGAAGTTCGGCCTGGCTGACAAGATGGACCACATCTCCACTGGTGGCGGCGCATCTCTTGAATTTATGGAAGGCAAAGCGCTTCCGGGCGTTGTTGCACTGAACGATAAGTAA
- the tpiA gene encoding triose-phosphate isomerase: protein MRTPIIAGNWKMFKTVSEATAFFVDVKGKAEVSGVEAVICAPFTTLPALVEAAQGTSIAIGAQNLHFEDNGAFTGEISGVMLKDLGVKYVIIGHSERRAYFAETDEIVNKKVQAAFKHGLTPIVCVGEKLEEREAEQTKSVCQVQTEAAFAGLSAAQAAEVVVAYEPIWAIGTGKSSTAADAEDVIAFIRDVIAGLYDAATANAVRIQYGGSVKPNNVSEYLGQSNIDGALVGGASLEPASFIALVEGAK from the coding sequence ATGCGTACACCGATTATTGCAGGCAACTGGAAAATGTTCAAAACGGTTTCGGAAGCAACTGCGTTCTTCGTTGATGTGAAAGGCAAAGCAGAAGTTAGCGGCGTAGAAGCAGTTATCTGCGCTCCATTCACGACGCTGCCAGCGCTTGTAGAAGCGGCACAAGGCACAAGCATCGCAATTGGCGCACAAAATCTTCACTTCGAGGACAACGGTGCATTCACAGGCGAAATCAGCGGCGTTATGCTGAAGGACCTGGGTGTGAAATATGTGATCATCGGCCATTCTGAGCGCCGCGCATATTTTGCAGAAACGGATGAGATCGTAAATAAGAAAGTGCAAGCTGCATTCAAGCACGGCCTGACGCCTATCGTATGTGTTGGCGAGAAGCTGGAAGAGCGCGAAGCAGAACAAACGAAGAGCGTTTGCCAAGTGCAAACAGAAGCGGCTTTCGCTGGCCTGTCTGCTGCACAAGCAGCTGAAGTGGTTGTTGCGTATGAGCCGATCTGGGCAATTGGAACAGGCAAATCGTCGACAGCAGCAGATGCAGAAGACGTTATCGCGTTCATCCGCGACGTTATTGCTGGTCTGTACGATGCAGCTACAGCGAATGCGGTTCGCATTCAATACGGCGGCAGCGTGAAGCCAAACAACGTAAGCGAATATCTTGGTCAATCCAATATCGACGGCGCTTTGGTCGGCGGTGCAAGCCTTGAGCCTGCATCCTTCATCGCATTGGTCGAGGGGGCGAAGTAA
- the gpmI gene encoding 2,3-bisphosphoglycerate-independent phosphoglycerate mutase has product MTAPVALIILDGFGLRNDVTGNAVAQANKPNYDRYWATYPHTTLTACGEAVGLPEGQMGNSEVGHLNIGAGRVVYQDLTRISKSIRDLDFFDNDTLKGAIAHAKAKGTKLHLYGLLSDGGVHSHIAHLFALLELAKKEEFEDVYIHAFLDGRDVSPDSAKGYLEQLTAKIAEVGVGRIATVQGRYYAMDRDKRWERTEKSYRAMVYGEGPQYTDPIQAVVESYEKSVFDEFVMPTVIVKEDGSPVGVVESEDAVIFFNFRPDRAIQLSQVFTNTDFRGFDRGPKEPKDLYFVCLTLFSETVGGFVAYKPKNLDNTLGEVLVQNNKRQLRIAETEKYPHVTFFFSGGRDTELPGETRILIPSPKVATYDLQPEMSAYEVAAAAVKEIEADRQDVIILNFANPDMVGHSGMLEPTIKAVEATDECLGQVVEAVLAKGGVCLITADHGNADMVIDENGRPFTAHTTNPVPFIVTKQVGPLREGGILADIAPTILALAGLQKSEEMTGTSLVQG; this is encoded by the coding sequence ATGACAGCACCTGTAGCATTAATTATCCTGGACGGATTCGGTCTTCGTAACGATGTGACGGGTAATGCCGTAGCACAAGCGAACAAGCCGAATTACGACCGCTACTGGGCAACTTACCCGCATACGACGCTGACAGCTTGCGGCGAAGCCGTAGGTTTGCCAGAAGGTCAAATGGGCAACTCCGAAGTTGGCCACTTGAACATCGGTGCAGGCCGAGTTGTCTATCAGGACTTGACTCGTATCAGCAAGTCGATCCGCGATCTTGATTTCTTCGATAACGATACGCTTAAAGGCGCGATTGCACATGCAAAAGCGAAGGGCACGAAGCTGCACCTGTACGGACTGCTGTCCGACGGCGGCGTTCACAGCCATATCGCTCACTTGTTCGCGCTGCTAGAGCTGGCGAAGAAAGAAGAGTTCGAAGATGTGTACATTCACGCGTTCCTCGACGGACGCGACGTATCGCCTGATAGCGCGAAGGGTTATCTGGAGCAGCTTACAGCGAAAATCGCAGAAGTTGGCGTAGGCCGGATCGCGACTGTTCAAGGTCGCTACTACGCAATGGATCGCGACAAGCGCTGGGAGCGTACGGAGAAGTCGTACCGCGCCATGGTGTACGGAGAAGGTCCTCAATATACAGACCCGATCCAAGCGGTTGTAGAATCGTACGAGAAATCGGTATTCGACGAGTTCGTCATGCCGACGGTAATCGTGAAGGAAGATGGCAGCCCGGTTGGCGTTGTGGAGTCGGAGGATGCGGTTATTTTCTTCAACTTCCGTCCTGACCGTGCCATTCAGCTGTCGCAGGTGTTCACCAACACCGACTTCCGCGGCTTCGACCGTGGCCCGAAAGAGCCGAAGGACCTTTACTTCGTCTGCTTAACACTGTTCAGTGAAACGGTAGGCGGATTCGTAGCGTATAAGCCTAAGAATCTCGATAATACGCTCGGTGAAGTGCTTGTGCAGAACAACAAGCGCCAGCTGCGTATTGCAGAGACAGAGAAATACCCGCACGTGACGTTCTTCTTCAGCGGCGGACGTGACACGGAGCTGCCAGGCGAGACTCGTATTCTGATCCCTTCGCCGAAGGTTGCGACTTATGACCTTCAGCCCGAGATGAGCGCTTATGAAGTAGCGGCAGCTGCGGTGAAAGAAATCGAAGCGGATCGTCAGGATGTTATCATTCTGAACTTCGCTAACCCGGACATGGTCGGTCATTCCGGCATGCTGGAGCCGACGATCAAAGCGGTAGAAGCAACTGATGAATGCCTCGGACAGGTCGTTGAAGCGGTTCTTGCAAAAGGCGGCGTCTGCCTGATTACGGCTGACCACGGAAATGCCGATATGGTTATTGACGAGAATGGTCGTCCGTTCACAGCGCATACGACGAACCCGGTTCCGTTCATTGTAACGAAGCAGGTTGGCCCATTGCGTGAAGGCGGCATTCTTGCAGATATCGCACCGACAATTCTGGCGCTTGCAGGTCTGCAGAAGTCTGAGGAAATGACTGGAACATCGCTCGTACAAGGCTAA
- the eno gene encoding phosphopyruvate hydratase encodes MSIITDVYAREVLDSRGNPTVEVEVMLESGGKGRAIVPSGASTGAYEAVELRDGDKSRYLGKGVLTAVDNVNTIIAPEIIGLDALDQVLIDRKMIQLDGTHNKGKLGANAILAVSMACARAAADALDVPLYTYLGGFNAKTLPVPMMNIVNGGEHADNNIDVQEFMVLPVGAESFKEALRIGAEIFHNLKSVLKDKGLNTAVGDEGGFAPNLGSNEEAITTIISAIERAGYKPGVDVFLGMDVASTEFYKDGKYHLEGEGRSFTSAEFVDLLASWVEKYPIITIEDGCSEDDWEGWKLLTDKLGGKVQLVGDDLFVTNTERLSDGIDKGVGNSILVKVNQIGSLTETFDAIEMAKRAGYTAVISHRSGESEDSTIADIAVATNAGQIKTGAPSRTDRVAKYNQLLRIEDQLGSTAQYAGKSAFYNLKNFSK; translated from the coding sequence ATGTCTATCATTACTGACGTTTATGCACGCGAAGTGCTTGATTCCCGCGGTAACCCTACTGTTGAAGTTGAAGTTATGCTGGAGTCCGGCGGCAAAGGCCGCGCAATCGTTCCATCCGGTGCTTCCACTGGCGCATACGAAGCAGTTGAGCTTCGTGACGGCGACAAATCCCGTTACCTCGGTAAAGGCGTTCTGACAGCAGTCGATAACGTAAACACAATTATCGCTCCTGAAATCATCGGTCTGGACGCGCTTGATCAAGTATTGATCGACCGCAAAATGATCCAGCTTGACGGCACGCACAACAAAGGCAAACTCGGTGCAAACGCAATTCTTGCGGTATCGATGGCTTGCGCACGCGCAGCTGCTGACGCGCTTGATGTACCTTTGTACACATACCTTGGCGGATTCAACGCTAAGACGCTTCCAGTTCCAATGATGAACATCGTTAACGGCGGCGAGCACGCTGACAACAACATCGACGTTCAAGAGTTCATGGTTCTGCCAGTTGGCGCAGAAAGCTTCAAAGAAGCTCTTCGCATCGGCGCAGAAATCTTCCACAACCTGAAATCGGTTCTGAAAGATAAAGGCCTGAACACTGCAGTTGGCGACGAAGGCGGCTTCGCACCGAACCTTGGCTCCAACGAAGAAGCAATCACAACAATCATCTCCGCTATCGAGCGCGCAGGCTACAAGCCAGGCGTTGACGTATTCCTCGGTATGGACGTTGCTTCCACTGAGTTCTACAAAGATGGCAAGTACCACCTTGAAGGCGAAGGCCGTTCCTTCACTTCCGCTGAATTCGTTGACCTGCTTGCTTCGTGGGTTGAGAAGTACCCAATCATCACAATCGAAGACGGCTGCTCCGAAGACGACTGGGAAGGTTGGAAATTGCTCACTGACAAATTGGGCGGCAAAGTACAACTCGTTGGCGATGACCTGTTCGTAACGAACACAGAGCGTCTGTCCGATGGTATCGACAAAGGCGTAGGCAACTCGATCCTGGTTAAAGTTAACCAAATCGGTTCCCTGACTGAAACATTCGATGCAATCGAAATGGCAAAACGCGCTGGTTACACAGCTGTTATCTCCCACCGTTCCGGTGAATCCGAAGACAGCACAATCGCAGACATCGCGGTTGCGACTAACGCTGGCCAAATCAAAACAGGCGCTCCGTCCCGTACGGACCGCGTTGCGAAATACAACCAATTGCTTCGCATCGAAGACCAATTGGGCTCGACTGCACAATATGCAGGCAAAAGCGCGTTCTACAACTTGAAGAACTTCTCGAAGTAA
- a CDS encoding sugar phosphate isomerase/epimerase family protein, translating to MAKPVVALQLYTLRDQTEKDFIGTIRKVAEMGYQAVEFAGYFNTPADELKALLDELGLQAPSAHVGLSFGEPENIEADLAKQIEYAKVLGLQYIITPWAPLPENPTIDDVTRLAGILEAAGKQVKEAGLIYGYHNHDFEFKLVDGKPVIDLLLEKVSPDYLQAEFDFGWVHMGGQNPVDYATRYAGRVPLAHFKDFGDGRSDTEVGKGIVDLKGVLDVAEQVGIQYVIVEQEQFENSSLESAKLSLEFFRENGYL from the coding sequence GTGGCAAAACCAGTAGTCGCTTTACAGTTGTATACGCTCCGTGACCAAACGGAGAAGGATTTTATCGGTACGATTCGCAAGGTAGCGGAGATGGGCTATCAAGCGGTTGAGTTTGCTGGATACTTCAACACGCCGGCGGATGAATTGAAAGCGCTTCTAGATGAGCTCGGCTTGCAAGCTCCTTCTGCGCATGTCGGTTTGAGCTTCGGTGAGCCGGAGAACATTGAAGCAGATCTCGCGAAGCAAATCGAGTACGCGAAGGTGCTTGGCCTCCAATATATCATTACGCCTTGGGCGCCATTGCCTGAGAACCCAACGATCGACGATGTAACCAGACTTGCAGGCATTCTCGAAGCAGCGGGCAAGCAAGTGAAAGAAGCGGGCCTTATCTACGGCTATCATAACCATGATTTTGAATTCAAGCTTGTCGATGGCAAGCCTGTCATTGACCTACTGCTGGAGAAGGTTTCGCCTGACTACCTGCAAGCGGAGTTCGACTTCGGATGGGTGCATATGGGCGGACAGAATCCGGTCGATTACGCAACTCGTTATGCAGGCCGCGTGCCTCTGGCGCATTTCAAAGACTTCGGCGATGGCCGCAGCGACACTGAAGTGGGCAAAGGCATTGTAGATCTGAAAGGCGTGCTGGACGTTGCGGAGCAAGTCGGCATCCAGTACGTAATCGTGGAGCAAGAGCAGTTCGAGAACTCTTCACTGGAGAGTGCGAAGCTGAGCCTGGAGTTCTTCCGCGAGAATGGATATTTGTAA
- a CDS encoding AraC family transcriptional regulator, with product MLDHKPWQSLAPFVHYANRLQCLPDFAFGPRIIEEHQFIFVAAGKGTAWIQGDRYDATPGGLFYYGPDTVHHFIADEADPFLLYGLHFSWVLDQAPSRRDSGLYIREAKFDPATDTKKDNRMLVGDVHAQSPDSLLIGDVRQLPPHQFEPRFIRLAEVYSMEERAFKQPLLSGLLLELIAAIKQHEEREKASKPVSPLITALSKKLAEHAHERYNHSWLGEWSAYHPDHIARLFRSELGMTPHDYFMACKLGLAKEMLTHSELSLLAIADELGAGTIHNFTKWFKQHTGFPPGRFRKQSRFI from the coding sequence ATGCTTGATCATAAGCCCTGGCAGTCCCTCGCCCCTTTCGTGCACTACGCGAATCGTCTGCAATGCTTGCCTGATTTTGCTTTTGGTCCGCGTATTATCGAAGAACATCAATTTATATTCGTCGCAGCAGGCAAGGGAACGGCTTGGATTCAAGGGGACCGATATGATGCCACTCCCGGCGGCCTCTTTTATTACGGACCGGATACGGTGCACCACTTTATCGCGGATGAAGCAGATCCCTTTCTTTTATATGGCCTTCACTTTAGCTGGGTACTGGACCAAGCGCCTAGCCGCCGCGATTCGGGACTTTATATCCGGGAAGCCAAGTTCGACCCAGCCACCGATACGAAAAAAGACAATCGAATGCTGGTCGGTGATGTGCATGCGCAATCGCCCGACAGCCTGCTCATAGGGGATGTCAGGCAGCTGCCCCCGCACCAGTTCGAGCCCCGCTTCATCCGGCTTGCGGAAGTATACAGCATGGAAGAACGAGCGTTTAAACAGCCGCTTCTAAGCGGCTTGCTGCTTGAGCTGATCGCCGCAATCAAACAGCATGAGGAGCGAGAGAAAGCGAGTAAACCCGTTTCGCCTCTCATCACCGCCTTATCCAAGAAGCTCGCCGAGCATGCACATGAACGTTATAACCATAGCTGGCTCGGCGAGTGGAGTGCCTACCATCCAGACCATATCGCGAGATTGTTTCGCTCCGAGCTTGGCATGACCCCTCATGACTACTTCATGGCCTGCAAGCTCGGCCTCGCCAAGGAGATGCTCACACATTCGGAGCTGTCTCTGCTTGCTATCGCCGATGAGCTTGGAGCAGGCACCATCCATAACTTCACGAAGTGGTTCAAGCAGCATACCGGCTTCCCGCCGGGCAGGTTCCGCAAGCAGTCTCGTTTTATCTAA
- a CDS encoding phytanoyl-CoA dioxygenase family protein, producing MDPAIKPATRAFEDATPLLAAPEELRLEAARKGYLFFKHFFTREEMMALRLQILNVLQGENLLDPSKPLMDGYGNQPLIDGMTMEELNWNGIGTTQQVYHKVQKLESFHAFAHHPKLLGLFDTLFGERTFPHPRNIARIMLPSDKLNVTPPHQDFLHIQGSSNTWTCWAPIGDVPLSLGTLSMLEGSHDGGLLQVTGNPGAGGLESILCGLGYEWAEGDYEAGDIVIFHSMMVHKALPNRQPGRVRLSLDLRFQPASQPIENASLLPHGPFEWDELYEGWTREDLQYYWKKEQFTFLPFDESIRWQKDKIC from the coding sequence ATGGATCCTGCAATCAAACCGGCAACACGAGCGTTCGAGGATGCGACGCCGCTGCTTGCGGCACCTGAGGAGCTGCGGCTTGAAGCAGCACGGAAAGGTTATCTGTTCTTCAAGCACTTCTTCACGCGAGAGGAAATGATGGCGCTTCGCCTGCAAATTCTGAATGTACTGCAAGGCGAGAATCTGCTAGATCCGTCGAAGCCGCTTATGGATGGCTATGGCAATCAGCCGCTCATCGACGGAATGACGATGGAGGAGCTGAACTGGAACGGCATCGGAACAACGCAGCAGGTGTATCATAAGGTGCAGAAGCTGGAGTCGTTTCATGCTTTTGCCCATCATCCGAAGCTGCTTGGACTGTTCGATACGCTGTTTGGCGAGCGGACATTTCCGCATCCGCGCAACATCGCGCGCATAATGCTGCCGAGCGACAAGCTTAACGTTACGCCGCCGCATCAGGATTTTCTGCACATACAAGGAAGCAGCAACACATGGACCTGTTGGGCACCGATAGGTGACGTTCCACTGTCGCTAGGCACGCTCTCTATGCTGGAAGGGAGTCATGACGGAGGTCTGCTCCAAGTTACGGGGAACCCAGGCGCCGGCGGACTCGAGTCCATTCTGTGCGGGCTTGGCTATGAGTGGGCGGAAGGCGATTATGAAGCGGGCGACATCGTTATCTTTCACAGCATGATGGTCCATAAGGCGCTTCCGAATAGGCAGCCCGGACGTGTACGGCTGTCGCTGGATCTTCGTTTTCAGCCGGCTAGCCAGCCGATCGAGAACGCTTCTCTGCTGCCGCATGGCCCTTTTGAATGGGATGAACTATATGAGGGATGGACACGGGAGGACCTGCAGTATTATTGGAAAAAGGAGCAGTTTACGTTTCTACCGTTCGACGAGAGTATCCGCTGGCAGAAGGACAAAATTTGCTAG
- the secG gene encoding preprotein translocase subunit SecG codes for MAIAFKIVLVIFALALIAVVLLQKGKSAGLSGAISGGAEHLFGKTKARGLDLFLQRLTIVVAAGFFITALVVAYLVKV; via the coding sequence TTGGCAATTGCTTTTAAAATTGTGCTCGTTATTTTTGCGCTTGCTCTAATCGCTGTTGTTCTATTGCAGAAAGGTAAGAGCGCAGGATTGTCGGGTGCTATTTCCGGCGGTGCTGAGCATTTGTTCGGCAAGACGAAGGCACGCGGACTTGATCTGTTCTTGCAGCGTCTAACAATTGTAGTTGCAGCGGGCTTCTTTATTACAGCACTCGTTGTTGCATACTTGGTTAAAGTTTAA
- the rnr gene encoding ribonuclease R, whose protein sequence is MVTEQQLLAYMREAAYKPMTYQELDKQLGGGGNAESFRNFLVVLNELENEGKIVRNSSDRYGLPERMNLVRGRIQAHAKGFAFLIPEDKTHGDVYIGAHDLTSAMNGDTVLVRVTSRSENGGRMEGEVIRIVERAVTQIVGTFQNHESYGFVLPDDKRINRDIFIAKDHFLGAVTGQKVVVKILTYPEGRSAAEGEIVEVLGHKDDPGIDILSIIRKHQLPESFPVDVMAEAEAAPDSITEDEIVRQGRRDLRDKVIVTIDGEDAKDLDDAVNIERLENGNYVLGVHIADVSYYVQENSALDQEAYRRGCSVYLVDRVIPMLPHRLSNGICSLNPKVDRLTMSCEMEFEAETLKRVRHDVFTSVIRTKERMTYTNVRKILQGEDEEVTERYADLVDTFKLMEELATRLRGKRMKRGAIDFDFVESKVIVDETGKAVDIVKRERSIAESIIEEFMLAANETVAEHFYWLKVPFLYRTHDNPDQEKLLNFVQFAANFGYTIKGKGGSVIHPRALQTLLEDVRGSKEQTVISTVMLRSMKQAKYDAESLGHFGLAAEFYSHFTSPIRRYPDLVIHRVMREVLENGGTLPEARQESLAARMPDIAQQSSERERLAVEAERDTEKLKKCEYMLDKVGEEFDGIVSSVTGFGIFVELPSTVEGLIRLSELSDDYYHFHEQHMLLIGERTSKTYRIGDEVRVRVERVNMDEHTIDFAMLKNLSADDADRAREYGLIGRGAGGRGGSRGGGGGRERGGAAATARSGGGRGERGGRGAGNGERGGSERAGRGGARGGAAAPAAAAREASAGVGPRGRGKRRGGGAQSAGEAARGVSGAGAGSAAPAEQRSGSGRRRKGRGGSGGESGAAGAIAPAQRAGDSRAWKPEDDYNIDRLLGNDRSGGTASSSGGEGAASGGAPRKVRKDMWGLPITNAGSLKDYGEDPDQSWNPRSRGEGGRRGGGRGGRPGGNSASRNGEGAGTGTRRKNKGGTGGGASTSKPAAAEGTNGNGGSNGGNNGNGLGQRKKKKKGNSTAAFVRKNRV, encoded by the coding sequence ATGGTAACAGAGCAGCAGCTGCTAGCTTACATGCGTGAAGCGGCGTACAAGCCGATGACCTACCAAGAGCTTGATAAGCAGCTGGGCGGGGGAGGCAATGCGGAGTCGTTCCGCAATTTCCTGGTGGTCTTGAATGAGCTGGAGAATGAAGGCAAGATTGTACGGAATTCCAGCGACCGCTATGGCCTTCCTGAACGAATGAATTTAGTGCGCGGACGCATTCAAGCGCATGCGAAGGGCTTTGCTTTCCTCATTCCAGAGGACAAAACACATGGCGATGTATATATTGGGGCGCATGATCTGACAAGTGCGATGAACGGAGATACCGTACTTGTGCGCGTAACATCCCGCAGTGAGAACGGCGGACGCATGGAAGGTGAAGTTATCCGCATCGTGGAGAGAGCGGTAACGCAGATCGTAGGGACCTTCCAGAATCATGAATCCTATGGCTTCGTACTGCCAGATGATAAACGGATTAATCGGGATATTTTTATAGCGAAGGATCATTTTCTCGGTGCGGTAACGGGGCAGAAGGTTGTCGTTAAGATTCTGACCTATCCGGAGGGACGCTCGGCCGCAGAAGGCGAGATTGTTGAGGTGCTTGGTCATAAGGATGATCCAGGCATTGATATTTTGTCGATTATCCGCAAGCATCAGCTGCCGGAGAGCTTCCCGGTTGATGTGATGGCTGAGGCTGAGGCGGCTCCGGATTCCATTACGGAGGACGAGATCGTGCGCCAAGGGCGGCGCGATCTGCGCGATAAAGTGATCGTCACTATTGACGGCGAAGACGCGAAAGACCTCGATGATGCGGTCAACATTGAGCGTTTAGAAAATGGCAACTATGTGCTTGGGGTCCATATCGCGGACGTCAGCTATTATGTGCAGGAGAACTCTGCTCTGGATCAAGAAGCGTATCGCCGCGGTTGCAGCGTATACTTGGTCGATCGGGTCATTCCGATGCTGCCGCACCGATTGTCGAACGGAATCTGCTCGCTCAATCCGAAGGTTGACCGTCTGACGATGTCTTGCGAGATGGAGTTCGAAGCAGAGACGCTGAAGCGTGTCCGGCATGATGTGTTTACGAGTGTGATTCGGACAAAAGAGCGGATGACGTATACGAATGTGCGCAAAATCCTGCAAGGCGAAGATGAGGAAGTTACCGAGCGTTATGCCGACCTTGTCGATACGTTCAAGCTTATGGAGGAGCTTGCTACTCGTTTGCGTGGTAAACGGATGAAGCGCGGCGCGATTGACTTCGACTTCGTAGAGTCGAAGGTTATCGTCGATGAAACGGGCAAAGCGGTTGATATCGTCAAGCGCGAGCGTTCTATCGCGGAATCCATCATTGAGGAATTCATGCTTGCAGCCAACGAGACGGTTGCGGAGCATTTCTATTGGCTCAAGGTTCCGTTCCTGTATCGGACGCATGATAATCCGGATCAGGAGAAGCTGCTGAACTTCGTGCAGTTCGCGGCCAACTTCGGGTATACGATCAAAGGGAAAGGCGGCAGCGTCATTCATCCGCGAGCCCTGCAAACGTTGCTTGAGGATGTACGCGGATCGAAGGAGCAGACGGTTATCTCGACGGTTATGCTGCGTTCGATGAAGCAAGCGAAGTACGACGCCGAGAGCCTTGGTCACTTCGGGCTTGCAGCGGAGTTCTACTCTCACTTCACCTCGCCGATTCGGCGTTATCCCGATCTTGTCATTCACCGCGTGATGCGCGAGGTACTTGAGAACGGCGGAACACTCCCAGAAGCGCGTCAGGAGTCGCTGGCGGCGCGGATGCCGGATATTGCGCAGCAGTCTTCGGAGCGTGAGCGCCTTGCAGTTGAGGCGGAGCGGGATACGGAGAAGCTGAAGAAATGCGAATACATGCTCGACAAGGTCGGCGAGGAATTCGACGGCATCGTCAGCAGTGTAACGGGCTTCGGCATCTTCGTCGAGCTGCCGAGCACGGTTGAGGGACTTATTCGTCTGAGCGAGCTATCGGACGATTATTATCACTTCCACGAGCAGCACATGCTGCTCATCGGCGAGCGGACGTCGAAGACGTACCGCATCGGGGATGAGGTTCGCGTGCGTGTGGAGCGGGTGAATATGGATGAGCATACGATTGATTTTGCGATGCTCAAGAATTTGAGTGCGGACGATGCGGATCGTGCCCGCGAGTACGGTTTGATCGGCCGCGGCGCAGGCGGCCGTGGCGGTTCTCGCGGCGGCGGCGGTGGACGCGAGCGTGGCGGCGCAGCCGCAACGGCGCGCAGCGGAGGCGGGCGTGGCGAGCGCGGTGGTCGCGGCGCAGGCAATGGCGAGCGCGGCGGCAGTGAGCGCGCGGGACGCGGCGGTGCGCGTGGCGGAGCCGCAGCGCCTGCGGCGGCAGCGCGCGAAGCGAGCGCGGGCGTGGGCCCGCGTGGCCGCGGCAAGCGGCGCGGCGGCGGAGCGCAGAGCGCGGGCGAAGCCGCGCGGGGCGTGAGCGGCGCAGGCGCGGGCTCGGCGGCGCCTGCGGAGCAGCGCAGCGGCAGTGGCCGCAGGCGCAAGGGCCGCGGCGGCAGCGGCGGCGAGAGCGGCGCAGCGGGAGCGATCGCGCCGGCGCAGCGCGCGGGCGATTCACGCGCGTGGAAGCCGGAGGATGATTACAACATCGACCGGCTGCTCGGCAATGATCGCAGCGGCGGTACGGCCTCCAGTAGTGGCGGCGAAGGTGCTGCTAGTGGTGGTGCTCCTCGCAAGGTTCGCAAAGATATGTGGGGATTGCCGATTACGAATGCCGGCTCTTTGAAGGACTACGGTGAAGATCCAGATCAATCCTGGAACCCTCGCAGTCGTGGTGAAGGCGGCAGACGCGGCGGCGGCCGAGGTGGTCGTCCCGGCGGCAATAGTGCCAGCCGTAACGGTGAAGGCGCCGGGACCGGTACGCGCCGCAAGAACAAAGGCGGCACAGGCGGCGGCGCTTCAACTTCGAAGCCTGCAGCTGCTGAAGGCACAAACGGCAACGGCGGTAGCAATGGCGGCAACAATGGTAATGGCCTTGGCCAGCGCAAAAAGAAGAAAAAGGGCAATTCCACCGCAGCATTCGTGCGTAAGAATCGCGTGTAA